Proteins from a single region of Chryseobacterium sp. T16E-39:
- a CDS encoding SpvB/TcaC N-terminal domain-containing protein produces the protein METKFKFRLRKSLLLKLLFFANIFVFASFTKEDRLKVRAFKLKMMDKYIYHHKIEDGTSTDNPKKDSLTNDILSPIPGKEIQTGNNTFTSLLPRTSEYKSIDNVFDSEEKQGMIGEFSDEEPDSPSDNFFTINIPEIKNQNTRAYLVYDLLGLGSYHSVSRSINRNIAFGGNIIVSGNTWSPQKEEISLNSLKQGKNSILFTSSANGIKYKVKNVKIILENNGNSQQDVSSLLSGDQLYIKGVESTATLNPVQINNKTIPSLKGEYETLVKLTEEDKVRGFVTITGAKGVKEYKIPQNTSSFKVLSEEKFNPLTINISKDSEYKENYENTTISIEKNSVADVARIQVLKLRKKDYPALSGDIKNLTANSYAYRLETQSGELTKAVKFSFPYDEKKLGARSAKEIKAFYFDYASRKWKVDPTSVVDTEKKVITVENKGDGDYINGIISVPESSQLEAFAPTSISGLKAADPTSGLQLMEVPTATQKGDANMNYPIRVPSGLGGLQPSLSIGYNSGGGNGWMGDGWNINGLSSISADTKWGVPSFGSGETELYSLDGEMLVYPNGYMPHRHNDVSETNTAITTERQLRTDYTTGGVKQFYLRKNHDFTLIERIGTSPSDYSWKVTSTNGTKSYYGGTPDSVLYGSGGIVHWGLRMIEDVHGNTMEFTYYNESVSSAPASVSGGKFFQIKKIAYGKNKDYSVNFNKETTITRKDISINGKQGFKSVEPYLLKNIEVKYKTEIIRTYKMDYIDGEFYKTLLKRLYIVPNNPCSTTLANKAGERDPMDDGSGGGGGTNGGIEPTCNEISDSYVFEYHNDVKDAQGNVRIFGPDTHINLQNDKEAYSGFIRGLVSPSKINGNISSEKGLNFRPAAGLNFYYPSSDAYGHLMFGFPFGYSNAEARNAQQLIDFNGDGIQDMIYRVPGEGLFLRSGILDAQGNLTFSLSKKISNYGGDFSYTETSTTNSGWDMGAIVYSHSKTSSSSTGKTPIYLTDANADGLIDIVDNGDVWFNKYTPSTGISEMTKHSEYTENMVVKAKAIQPPIINPGPKDPIEPVYPPTSITDVVKVWVAPMDGYIKFTDNIVMSSYGVIQTPPQKMYYSVEIQDPTPNGSTNIYKNGRIYLTELHAGDPYQFITIERYNSYYAQMQTVPQFASNNVWGIDNPNRLFVKSGDKVYVRLHKNMVKNYAVSCDPNITYVDSMGNAIPNTVELSQNQFQLNNGSYGSNMLLNNLSAPIYLDAQGTATINVDSVMLGNISDDFTFKIVTENAVTGAITNLITPEVYLHNTSAFTPSHSLTLNVNPAEPVYLRFIVESDSHTNFLNSNWTNKITVDYNASTTTNQNVNVNFLPIVEYPSFAVTQLTKKLDIRNVSMTGILGNHTFGVQIKKDNINFSSLGTGSFYYIIKRGNEVLGKRKVVVSHTNSILIEEDMVSGQTISGTSPVEIFNGDISTVAGNNLLVTVEVYCKTGGDYALFNKYSEYFQGKPFTVYYDTTSFYANTSATAVNTAMYNTKTPLFNNWGQFLYQPGILSDYAYGGPIEISAFSAAVSTQNPYQSCYSITNDNAALAQCILNATSDPNAGNNTVSQNIASMKPSIQRTRGMYFRSYWVGIAPNQYSTDLGFQNDETVDYFSNPVPSTPAVVPTTYTSGQLSVSTTMKAISKIQKSSSRNTTDGLSFNMGSGGNSETYLTGIGSVETQMFSDLNGDGYPDIIYPKSMQFTNSTGSLEDIQLMSVDDYPTSNSSHLKMNSVGFSYNAFSVAGRLGAQGDLGTSSKPDSGLPWSGGGSISAGANSYYDSSDSGINFWMDINGDGLPDRVVGGAGANMGYALNLGKGLGAAAPYENMITYRSHPKGSLSLGIGGGLGSSANLGALSSFGFGISASVGASASIGTGDVVYEDVNGDGLIDILEINNSNNSTTVRYNLGSKFDTAVPLVKSTGNVDFTDETRSFNGSFSFGGNYMFNIGPITLIPPFIVLILYIKAGLGATANLGLNVSETRKAFKDMNGDGFTDLVIDDNSGFTVNYSLIGRTNKLKSVTNSFTKGKYLLDYQFARANYANPHAKLVVSKINVVNPDMYSSGYTTEQGNKMETRYSFSNRRYDRREREDFGFGTVTKQEMDGSSVVRTSTDTYFTNTYLLNGLIKRSTVSGGSSSSDVSYTYKLRKFTDNVTKIDLASDLSLDYDAGGREGRKMAIALLDKKTKTISEPGGSIKTTEQFTYTTKGQISKYQYTSPSAIYNSNIKYQALNNNIIGVPTLIEVFEGTTTGQLLRRRKASNINLNTGDIGTFSTFDGSQYIATDIKYNAAGNIIKVTYPPNNNNERYTLDYTYDDTVTGKYIIKTKDTFQLTSTAIYNPLFDVVTRKVDTGGNAMVFYYDGFGRTKSIMGPNEIASGSTVPTVAYRYWFDHAGIPNNDATVKVYRASTANFDPEYAAAGNKIMTETYSDFLGRIIQVKKDIEQQGAESRSVSGKQVFDNLGRVIRQYHPTYEAASMQNFNTATGYASTSKLYDSQDRVIADTDEDNNTKKTTYSIENNLLKVTDEFLSEKSEILSNVEGKMIQKNDYLYTQPLSTKFKYNTIGELMVAEDPQGLRTEYSYNLAGRKTQQIHPDKGITTYRYDPSGNLTELLTNNLSAAGQPAIQYTYEYNRLTDIKLPDLPNGHPNPNNVSYQYGYIGAGNNNLGRLIAKYDGTGNTKYTYGRMGEVISEERFIRGYYFPNMYFKTYFNYDSWNRVTKIKYPDNEIVSYHYDLGGNLKSVNNDRGETYIQNITYDHYEQRTSIINGNGTSHDYYYNDSNRRLRNYGLRNSSNNQMLRNTYEYDDFGNITTIKNEASQLANGMGGMFLFGFKYDTLNRLIGTGSEKVLTDGENQPIPVTMNVPTSYKLEMKYNESGGIISKNQFHERDQNVVHENTYENKYEYIPKTHQVAEVADGASGNVEKFEYDLNGNPVRHIDPTGEKRMFWDEQDRMKAFYNDNSGLYQYHVYDDEGERTIRYGLERPADLYQNGELINPDDVRLIDYKIYPNAYVTVSSTGQYTKHYFEGSKRFASRLLDNASIFENLPTTTKIADQSNKKETVDPEVDFKAYLKKAGLGKDISTELRETNQNPGLYYLHGDHLGTSTFVTNSFSQATQFFVNLPFGETMLEQMDGSYNNPYKFNAKELDEDTGLYYYGARYYNPRLSIWYGVDPLAEKYPEMSPYVYTANNPVKYVDPDGRDFILGILGMFRKDRTVSKMEVRATVYITGANASAARAKELNTLAKGTFKSKKVDGAEVGFNIKYVYKKNINSNDLKDGENILNLVNKSGRSEVNGVISEDSFDGSLTHFTGNTGTIYSDGDNMTIMHETGHFIGLPDRYTDVTDKKGNVISKAHSGFVGDLMGDKGKKLNSNYYKDYLERANKNKGKDTPSYIQIGRDKKGNLIK, from the coding sequence ACTTTAGTTAAATTAACAGAAGAAGATAAAGTCAGAGGTTTCGTAACAATTACAGGGGCTAAGGGAGTAAAAGAATACAAAATCCCACAAAATACAAGTTCTTTCAAGGTTTTAAGCGAAGAGAAGTTCAATCCGCTTACTATAAATATCTCCAAAGATTCTGAATACAAGGAAAATTATGAGAACACAACGATCTCCATTGAAAAAAATTCCGTGGCAGATGTTGCTAGGATACAGGTCCTAAAACTTAGAAAAAAGGACTACCCTGCACTTTCCGGAGACATCAAAAACCTCACAGCAAATTCTTATGCGTATCGTTTAGAAACCCAATCAGGAGAGTTGACCAAGGCTGTTAAATTCTCTTTTCCGTACGATGAAAAGAAGTTGGGAGCAAGATCAGCAAAAGAGATCAAGGCGTTTTACTTCGATTATGCATCAAGGAAATGGAAAGTAGATCCAACCTCAGTAGTCGACACCGAGAAAAAGGTTATCACCGTTGAAAATAAGGGTGATGGAGATTATATCAACGGGATCATTTCCGTCCCTGAATCATCACAATTGGAGGCCTTTGCTCCAACCAGCATCAGTGGACTAAAAGCAGCTGACCCGACTTCCGGGCTACAACTCATGGAAGTCCCAACCGCAACACAAAAGGGAGATGCCAATATGAACTACCCTATTCGTGTTCCTTCAGGCTTAGGAGGCCTGCAGCCTTCTTTATCTATAGGATATAATAGTGGCGGAGGCAACGGCTGGATGGGTGACGGTTGGAATATCAACGGCCTCTCCTCTATCAGCGCAGATACAAAATGGGGGGTCCCTTCATTTGGAAGCGGGGAAACAGAACTCTATTCTTTGGATGGAGAAATGCTGGTATATCCCAATGGATATATGCCTCACAGACATAACGATGTGAGTGAGACCAATACTGCCATTACTACAGAAAGACAGCTGAGAACCGACTACACTACCGGTGGTGTAAAGCAATTTTATCTTAGAAAAAATCATGACTTTACACTTATCGAAAGAATCGGAACCAGCCCAAGTGATTATTCCTGGAAAGTAACTTCTACTAATGGAACGAAAAGCTATTATGGGGGTACGCCAGATTCTGTACTTTATGGCTCCGGAGGAATTGTTCATTGGGGTCTTCGAATGATTGAAGATGTCCACGGAAACACGATGGAATTCACCTATTACAACGAATCTGTATCATCGGCACCTGCCAGCGTTTCGGGTGGAAAATTCTTCCAGATCAAAAAAATCGCTTATGGAAAAAACAAGGATTACAGTGTGAATTTCAATAAAGAGACGACTATTACCCGCAAAGACATCAGTATCAATGGAAAACAAGGCTTCAAAAGTGTTGAGCCTTATTTACTGAAAAACATCGAGGTTAAATATAAAACGGAGATTATCAGAACCTATAAAATGGATTATATAGATGGAGAGTTTTATAAAACTCTTTTAAAAAGACTATATATAGTTCCTAATAATCCTTGTTCAACTACTCTTGCCAATAAGGCTGGTGAACGCGATCCCATGGATGATGGGAGTGGCGGAGGCGGAGGTACCAACGGGGGTATCGAACCCACCTGTAACGAAATTAGTGACAGCTACGTTTTCGAATATCATAATGACGTTAAAGATGCCCAAGGAAATGTAAGAATATTTGGACCTGACACTCATATTAATCTTCAGAATGACAAAGAAGCGTACTCAGGTTTTATAAGAGGTCTTGTCAGTCCTTCCAAAATTAACGGTAACATTTCTTCAGAAAAAGGACTTAATTTCAGACCTGCTGCCGGATTAAATTTCTATTATCCTTCAAGTGATGCCTACGGACACCTGATGTTTGGGTTTCCATTCGGATACTCGAATGCTGAGGCAAGAAATGCGCAACAGCTTATCGACTTCAATGGTGACGGAATACAGGATATGATCTACAGAGTTCCCGGCGAAGGACTTTTCTTAAGATCCGGAATCTTAGACGCTCAGGGCAACCTTACGTTTTCTCTTTCGAAAAAGATTTCCAATTATGGCGGCGATTTTTCTTATACAGAAACCAGCACCACCAATTCAGGTTGGGACATGGGAGCAATCGTTTACAGCCATTCTAAAACAAGCTCTTCAAGTACAGGTAAAACACCTATCTATCTTACAGATGCTAATGCTGATGGATTAATAGACATTGTAGATAATGGAGACGTTTGGTTTAACAAATACACTCCCAGCACTGGTATTTCAGAAATGACAAAACACTCTGAATACACCGAAAATATGGTAGTCAAAGCAAAAGCTATACAACCTCCAATTATCAATCCGGGACCTAAAGATCCTATCGAGCCTGTATACCCTCCAACTTCTATCACCGATGTTGTTAAAGTTTGGGTAGCTCCTATGGATGGCTATATTAAGTTTACAGATAATATAGTAATGTCTTCTTATGGTGTGATTCAAACTCCACCACAAAAAATGTACTATTCAGTGGAGATTCAGGATCCTACTCCTAATGGAAGCACCAATATTTACAAAAACGGAAGAATTTATCTTACCGAACTCCATGCGGGTGATCCTTATCAATTCATCACTATAGAAAGATACAACAGCTATTATGCCCAAATGCAAACCGTTCCTCAGTTCGCATCCAATAATGTATGGGGTATTGACAATCCTAACAGATTGTTTGTTAAAAGTGGGGATAAAGTATATGTAAGACTGCATAAAAATATGGTAAAGAATTATGCTGTATCATGTGATCCGAATATTACTTATGTTGATTCAATGGGAAATGCCATTCCAAACACTGTTGAACTTTCCCAAAATCAGTTTCAGTTAAATAATGGTAGCTATGGCAGCAATATGCTTTTGAATAATCTGTCAGCACCTATCTATCTGGATGCACAGGGAACAGCTACCATTAATGTGGATAGTGTTATGCTTGGGAATATCAGTGATGATTTTACATTTAAGATCGTAACTGAAAATGCAGTTACTGGTGCAATTACAAACTTAATTACACCAGAAGTATACCTTCATAACACCTCAGCATTTACACCTTCCCATTCATTAACACTTAACGTTAATCCAGCTGAACCCGTTTATTTGAGATTTATCGTAGAATCCGATTCTCACACTAATTTCCTTAATTCAAACTGGACGAATAAGATAACTGTTGATTATAATGCATCAACGACTACCAATCAAAATGTTAATGTTAACTTTTTACCTATCGTAGAGTATCCTTCGTTTGCAGTTACTCAATTAACCAAAAAACTGGATATCAGAAATGTATCCATGACAGGTATTCTTGGCAACCATACTTTTGGCGTACAGATCAAAAAAGATAACATCAATTTCTCCAGCTTAGGAACAGGATCCTTTTATTATATCATCAAAAGAGGGAATGAAGTTCTCGGTAAAAGGAAAGTTGTTGTATCTCATACCAACAGCATCCTCATAGAAGAAGATATGGTTTCAGGGCAAACTATTTCCGGTACTTCACCAGTCGAAATCTTTAATGGAGATATTTCCACTGTTGCAGGAAATAATCTTTTAGTAACCGTTGAGGTATATTGTAAAACTGGAGGTGATTATGCTTTATTTAATAAATATTCAGAGTATTTCCAGGGTAAGCCATTTACTGTTTATTATGATACTACAAGCTTTTATGCTAATACTTCTGCAACAGCAGTAAATACGGCCATGTACAATACAAAAACACCACTTTTTAACAACTGGGGACAATTTTTGTATCAACCTGGAATCTTAAGTGATTACGCCTATGGAGGACCAATTGAAATATCAGCTTTTTCAGCGGCAGTTTCAACGCAAAACCCATATCAGTCATGTTATAGTATAACCAATGATAATGCTGCTTTAGCTCAGTGTATTCTAAATGCAACCAGCGATCCAAATGCCGGAAATAATACTGTTTCTCAGAATATTGCTTCCATGAAGCCAAGTATACAAAGAACCAGAGGAATGTATTTCAGAAGTTACTGGGTAGGTATAGCTCCAAATCAATATTCAACAGATTTAGGATTTCAAAATGATGAAACTGTAGATTATTTCAGCAACCCTGTACCTTCTACACCTGCCGTAGTACCTACAACGTACACATCTGGGCAATTATCGGTAAGTACTACGATGAAAGCAATTAGTAAAATACAGAAAAGCAGCTCACGTAATACGACTGATGGATTAAGCTTCAATATGGGAAGCGGAGGAAATTCTGAAACCTATCTTACAGGAATCGGGAGTGTGGAAACACAGATGTTCTCTGACCTTAACGGGGATGGATATCCTGATATCATATATCCTAAATCAATGCAGTTTACAAACTCTACAGGAAGTTTAGAGGATATCCAACTTATGTCTGTTGATGATTATCCAACAAGCAATTCAAGTCACCTGAAAATGAACTCTGTAGGATTCTCTTATAATGCTTTTTCTGTTGCAGGAAGATTAGGCGCTCAGGGTGACCTGGGAACGTCTTCCAAACCAGATTCAGGATTACCATGGTCAGGAGGAGGATCCATAAGTGCAGGAGCAAATTCTTATTATGACTCTAGTGACTCTGGGATTAATTTCTGGATGGACATTAATGGGGATGGTCTCCCTGATAGAGTGGTTGGTGGCGCTGGTGCCAATATGGGATATGCATTAAATCTTGGAAAAGGATTAGGGGCCGCAGCTCCATATGAAAATATGATTACCTATCGTTCTCACCCTAAAGGAAGCTTAAGCCTTGGAATTGGCGGCGGACTTGGTTCATCTGCTAATCTGGGAGCTTTAAGTAGTTTTGGTTTCGGAATCAGTGCAAGCGTAGGAGCCTCTGCCTCTATTGGAACTGGAGATGTTGTATATGAAGATGTAAATGGGGATGGCTTAATAGATATTCTTGAGATCAACAATTCTAATAACTCAACTACCGTTCGATATAATCTTGGAAGTAAATTTGATACAGCTGTTCCTCTAGTAAAAAGCACAGGAAATGTGGACTTTACAGATGAAACCAGATCATTTAATGGTTCATTCTCTTTTGGAGGGAACTATATGTTCAATATTGGTCCAATTACCCTTATTCCCCCTTTCATTGTCCTTATCCTTTATATTAAGGCAGGACTTGGCGCAACAGCTAATTTAGGGCTCAATGTATCTGAAACGAGAAAAGCGTTTAAAGATATGAACGGTGATGGATTTACAGATCTTGTAATCGATGACAACTCAGGTTTTACGGTGAATTATTCATTAATTGGCAGAACCAATAAACTTAAATCCGTTACCAACAGTTTTACAAAAGGGAAATATTTACTGGATTACCAATTCGCAAGGGCTAATTATGCTAACCCTCATGCTAAATTAGTTGTGAGCAAAATAAACGTTGTCAATCCAGATATGTATTCTTCCGGTTACACTACTGAGCAAGGAAATAAAATGGAAACCAGATATTCGTTTAGCAATAGAAGGTACGACAGAAGAGAGAGAGAAGACTTTGGGTTTGGAACTGTGACAAAACAAGAGATGGATGGAAGTTCAGTTGTAAGAACATCTACAGATACTTATTTCACCAACACTTATTTACTGAACGGTCTTATAAAACGAAGCACAGTTAGCGGTGGAAGCTCATCTTCAGATGTAAGCTACACCTATAAACTTCGAAAGTTCACAGATAATGTGACAAAAATAGACCTTGCTTCAGATCTATCATTAGATTATGATGCAGGAGGTAGAGAAGGAAGGAAAATGGCTATTGCTTTATTAGATAAAAAGACAAAAACAATTTCTGAGCCAGGAGGCAGTATAAAAACTACTGAACAATTTACCTATACAACCAAAGGGCAAATTTCAAAATATCAATATACCAGTCCTTCTGCTATTTATAATTCTAATATTAAATACCAGGCACTTAATAATAATATTATCGGAGTCCCTACCCTTATTGAAGTGTTTGAAGGAACTACTACAGGTCAGCTGTTAAGAAGAAGAAAAGCCTCTAATATCAATTTGAATACAGGAGATATTGGAACTTTTTCTACCTTTGATGGTTCACAGTATATCGCTACTGATATAAAGTATAATGCTGCAGGAAATATTATTAAAGTCACCTATCCTCCGAATAATAACAACGAGCGATATACATTAGATTATACATATGATGATACAGTAACGGGAAAATATATCATCAAAACAAAGGACACCTTCCAATTAACTTCTACTGCTATTTATAATCCTCTTTTTGATGTGGTAACCAGAAAAGTAGATACAGGAGGAAATGCAATGGTCTTTTATTATGATGGATTTGGAAGAACAAAATCAATTATGGGACCTAATGAGATCGCAAGTGGTTCTACTGTCCCAACAGTAGCCTACCGTTATTGGTTCGATCATGCAGGAATTCCAAACAATGACGCGACAGTTAAAGTATACCGTGCATCAACGGCCAATTTTGATCCGGAATATGCTGCTGCCGGAAATAAAATTATGACAGAAACCTATTCTGATTTCCTTGGAAGAATCATACAGGTCAAAAAGGATATTGAACAACAAGGTGCTGAAAGCAGATCCGTATCAGGGAAACAAGTATTTGATAATTTGGGAAGAGTTATTCGCCAGTATCATCCTACTTATGAAGCTGCAAGTATGCAAAACTTCAATACTGCTACGGGATATGCATCTACCTCAAAGCTATATGACAGCCAGGATCGGGTAATTGCAGATACCGATGAAGACAACAACACTAAAAAGACAACGTATAGTATTGAAAATAATTTGTTAAAAGTGACTGACGAGTTTTTGTCAGAAAAATCAGAAATCTTATCTAATGTTGAAGGGAAAATGATTCAGAAAAACGATTACCTTTACACTCAACCACTTTCCACCAAATTTAAATATAATACTATTGGTGAACTCATGGTTGCTGAAGACCCTCAAGGATTGAGAACTGAATACTCCTACAACCTTGCGGGAAGGAAGACACAACAAATACATCCTGACAAAGGAATTACAACGTATCGTTATGATCCTTCAGGAAATCTTACTGAGTTGTTAACCAATAATCTGAGCGCTGCAGGACAACCCGCTATTCAATATACATATGAATACAACAGGCTTACTGACATTAAGTTACCGGACCTTCCTAATGGACACCCTAATCCCAATAATGTTTCTTATCAGTATGGATACATTGGAGCCGGTAATAACAACCTAGGAAGACTTATTGCAAAATATGACGGTACAGGTAATACAAAATACACGTATGGAAGAATGGGAGAAGTTATTTCAGAAGAGCGATTTATACGCGGTTATTATTTCCCTAATATGTACTTTAAAACCTACTTTAATTATGACAGTTGGAACCGTGTGACCAAAATTAAATATCCTGACAATGAAATAGTTTCCTATCACTATGATCTGGGTGGTAATCTTAAATCAGTAAATAACGACAGAGGTGAAACTTATATCCAGAATATAACCTATGATCATTATGAACAGCGAACATCAATTATCAATGGAAATGGAACTTCTCATGATTATTATTACAATGATAGCAACCGTAGATTACGAAATTATGGGCTGAGAAACTCTTCCAATAATCAGATGCTTAGAAATACCTACGAGTATGATGATTTTGGAAACATTACAACAATTAAGAATGAGGCTTCTCAGCTAGCTAATGGAATGGGAGGAATGTTTTTATTTGGTTTCAAATATGATACCCTTAACAGACTGATAGGTACTGGTTCCGAAAAAGTATTGACGGATGGAGAAAACCAACCTATCCCAGTTACGATGAACGTTCCTACATCCTATAAATTGGAAATGAAATATAATGAATCAGGAGGAATCATATCAAAAAACCAATTCCATGAAAGAGACCAAAACGTTGTCCATGAGAATACTTATGAGAATAAATATGAATACATTCCAAAAACTCATCAAGTAGCAGAGGTTGCGGATGGAGCTTCCGGAAATGTTGAAAAATTTGAATATGACTTAAACGGAAACCCTGTCCGACATATTGATCCTACTGGAGAAAAACGAATGTTTTGGGATGAACAAGACCGTATGAAAGCATTTTATAATGATAACTCGGGACTATATCAATACCATGTATATGATGATGAAGGGGAAAGAACCATTAGATATGGATTAGAACGTCCTGCGGATCTTTATCAGAATGGCGAATTGATTAATCCGGATGATGTAAGACTTATTGATTACAAAATTTATCCAAATGCATATGTTACCGTAAGCTCTACCGGGCAGTATACAAAACATTATTTTGAAGGATCAAAAAGATTTGCAAGCCGACTCCTTGATAATGCCTCTATTTTTGAAAACCTTCCAACAACTACAAAAATAGCAGATCAAAGCAATAAAAAGGAAACAGTAGATCCTGAAGTAGATTTCAAAGCTTATCTTAAAAAAGCAGGACTAGGCAAGGATATTTCTACAGAATTGAGAGAAACGAATCAAAATCCTGGATTATATTACCTGCATGGAGACCATCTCGGAACATCTACATTTGTAACCAATTCATTTTCACAAGCTACCCAGTTTTTTGTAAATTTACCTTTCGGGGAAACAATGTTGGAACAAATGGATGGTTCATACAACAATCCATATAAATTCAATGCAAAAGAATTAGATGAAGACACTGGATTATATTATTATGGAGCGAGATATTATAATCCGAGATTGAGTATCTGGTATGGAGTTGATCCATTAGCTGAGAAGTATCCTGAAATGTCTCCATACGTTTATACAGCTAATAACCCCGTAAAATATGTTGATCCTGATGGGCGAGATTTTATACTTGGAATTTTAGGAATGTTCCGTAAAGATAGAACTGTATCTAAAATGGAAGTAAGAGCAACAGTTTATATTACTGGAGCAAATGCATCAGCAGCACGAGCAAAAGAGTTGAACACTTTAGCAAAAGGTACATTTAAAAGTAAAAAAGTTGATGGAGCGGAAGTAGGATTTAATATAAAGTATGTTTATAAAAAGAATATTAATTCTAATGATTTAAAAGATGGAGAAAATATTTTAAATTTAGTTAATAAGAGTGGGAGATCAGAAGTCAATGGAGTTATATCTGAAGACTCATTTGATGGCAGTTTAACACACTTTACAGGTAATACAGGAACTATTTATTCAGACGGTGATAATATGACTATCATGCATGAAACAGGTCACTTTATCGGTTTACCCGATAGGTATACGGATGTTACTGATAAAAAAGGTAATGTTATTTCAAAGGCGCATTCCGGCTTCGTTGGTGATTTGATGGGTGATAAAGGAAAAAAACTAAATAGCAATTATTATAAGGATTATCTTGAAAGGGCAAATAAAAATAAGGGTAAAGATACACCATCCTATATTCAAATTGGAAGAGATAAGAAAGGAAACTTAATTAAATAA